A single window of Carassius auratus strain Wakin chromosome 9, ASM336829v1, whole genome shotgun sequence DNA harbors:
- the LOC113109047 gene encoding basic leucine zipper and W2 domain-containing protein 1-B — MSNQKQQKPTLTGQRFKTRKRDEKERFDPTQFQESIVQGLNQTGADLEAVAKFLDSSGAKLDYRRYAETLFDILVAGGMLAPGGALSDDMTRTNFCLFTAPEDVKTMKAYAQVFNKLIRRYKYLEKGFEEEIKKLLLFLKGFSESERNKLAMLTGILLANGSPSASILGSLFNDNLVKEGVSPAFAVKLFKAWINEKDINSVAASLRKVGMDNRLMELFPVNKRSYDHFSKYFTDAGLKELSDFARNQRSLGARKELQKELQEQMSQGVSFKEIIVYVKEEMKKSGISEQMVIGIMWTSVMSSVEWNKKEELVTEQAIKHLKQYSPLLKAFATQGQSELTLLLRVQEYCYDNIHFMKAFQKIVLLLYKVDVLSEEAVLKWYSEAHLAKGKSVFLEQMKKFVEWLKNAEEESESEEETD; from the exons ATGAGTAATCAAAAGCAGCAGAAGCCAACGCTTACAGGCCAGCGGTTTAAGACTCGAAAGAGAg ATGAAAAGGAGAGATTTGACCCTACACAGTTTCAGGAGAGCATTGTACAAGGATTAAATCAAACTGGTGCTGATTTAGAGGCTGTTGCCAAGTTCCTAGATTCCTCTGGAGCCAAGCTCGATTATCGTCGCTATGCAGAAACCCTGTTTGATATCCTGGTGGCTGGTGGGATGCTGG CTCCGGGAGGTGCCTTATCCGACGACATGACTCGGACTAACTTCTGTCTCTTCACCGCACCAGAAGATGTTAAGACCATGAAAGCCTATGCTCAG GTTTTTAACAAATTAATCCGGCGTTACAAGTACCTGGAGAAAGGTTTTGAAGAGGAGATTAAAAAGCTGCTCCTGTTTTTAAAAGGGTTCAGTGAGTCTGAGCGTAACAAGCTTGCCATGCTCACTGGCATTTTACTGGCTAATGGCAGCCCATCGGCTTCGATCCTTGGCAGCCTCTTTAATGACAACTTGGTCAAAGAAG gtgTGTCTCCGGCCTTTGCTGTGAAGCTGTTTAAAGCGTGGATCAATGAGAAGGACATTAACTCTGTGGCTGCCAGTCTGCGTAAGGTTGGCATGGACAACAGGTTGATG GAGCTGTTTCCAGTGAACAAGCGAAGCTATGACCACTTCTCTAAATACTTCACTGATGCTGGGCTTAAAGAGCTCTCTGATTTTGCTCGCAACCAGCGGTCATTAGGAGCTCGCAAGGAGCTGCAGAAAGAGCTCCAAGAGCAGATGTCGCAGGGGGTTTCTTTTAAAGAG ATCATTGTGTATGTCAAGGAGGAAATGAAGAAGAGTGGCATCTCTGAGCAGATGGTGATTGGTATCATGTGGACCAGTGTCATGAGCTCAGTGGAATGGAATAAGAAAGAGGAACTGGTCACTGAACAAGCCATTAAACACTTGAAG CAATACAGCCCCCTTCTGAAGGCCTTCGCCACACAGGGCCAGTCTGAGCTCACTCTGCTGCTGAGAGTTCAAGAGTACTGTTACGACAACATCCACTTCATGAAAGCCTTCCAGAAGATTGTTTTGCTGCTTTACAAAG TTGATGTTTTGAGTGAAGAGGCTGTTCTTAAGTGGTATTCTGAAGCTCACCTAGCCAAAGGAAAGAGTGTCTTCCTGGAGCAGATGAAGAAATTTGTGGAGTGGCTGAAAAATGCTGAAGAGG AATCGGAGTCTGAAGAGGAAACGGACTGA